In the genome of Bubalus kerabau isolate K-KA32 ecotype Philippines breed swamp buffalo chromosome 8, PCC_UOA_SB_1v2, whole genome shotgun sequence, one region contains:
- the NOM1 gene encoding nucleolar MIF4G domain-containing protein 1 — MGTGGSRDDGVQAAQDPGVDLEREVTTPALPPGPGDLVTANTELGWMASCRMFTGNMILPAHKPAVAPTAETLLNGRPQAALLSVQVPEVGNPELRRQEHTGNCTATRPTLVKSDRIRDTGLGGLRSRPSLCRPGEPSGHKPSLGRPPQPHAGDPEGQASKEGPAELRGDRVRFIAERVTSKLTDVMAALWDGALIRTLQVTQQRGQDGNPSAGWHFHTGVLPSPSSPESCGPQLPPSPCCAPFPVQTTPLKADIHRPGAEAGGWESRCGRGGLPQLQDRACPGGPSSSLCCGLSWESRPPESSWLPPTSRCTPLPKDPPPRKRGAFFTIIRLFSDCEQRCTARLPTLLASRQQGATPPPALRRAPLPSRKSCPGRKSRVGASPKMAASTGATVPARGGFRGRMGRGKRGGGRGPSRGPGGGGEGALRRLKLAVEEFVQGTAEGGTPGGREGPRAAGRARPGGRKSRRELRREKRHLRKARRLQRAAGPAQDPRPGGEASDPRAGAAREEADRPSLGLRRPPAPPKAAPARTQAHGPPGRTKAPSAAALTARKRALLAANEEEDREIRKLERRLGLNKRRKKGDGSSSVPLSFARDGLDYVLEALGSGESSGLCESGSEAEEGAGPTPPGSELDTDAEDGWEEQDLERSSGQAAEDAWSEEEGDQDDAEEEARGALGTAKEEGGRKRVRFAEDEERSETPSEAVRTDDQSLGENGGKYVPPHVRRVEETEDAQKKEELERLKKQVKGLINRLSEPNLASISSQLEELYMGHSRKDMNTTLTAVVLSACAPDTAMPARLLMEHVLLVSVLHRTVGLEVGAHFLEAVVRRFDDAYKRGRDGKECDNLFAIIAHLYNFHVVQSLLIFDVLRKLVESFTEKDIELILLMLKTVGFSLRKDDALSLKELITETQAKASGAGGRFRDQTRVRFMLETLLALKNNDVRKIPGYDPEPVERLRKLQRGLVRGASAGTDPELRVSWDSVLNAERTGRWWIVGSAWSGAPMVDGGLQKAPQKPLAGTVSSKILELARKQRMNTDVRRNIFCTVMTSEDFLDAFEKLLKLGLKDQQEREIVHVLVDCCLQEKTYNPFYAFLAGKFCAYERRFQMTFQFSIWDKFRDLENLPATNFANLVHLVAHLLKTKSLPLSLLKVVEFSELDKPRVHFLRKVLHILLMETEVEDLGLIFARVSDKPALGLLREGLKLFISHFLLRGAPEAGALRERATLCTQALQGRGSLRM; from the exons ATGGGGACCGGGGGCAGCCGTGACGATGGGGTCCAGGCTGCCCAAGACCCTGGGGTGGACTTGGAGAGGGAGGTGACaacccctgccctccccccgGGACCTGGGGACCTGG TCACCGCCAACACGGAGTTAGGCTGGATGGCCTCGTGCAGAATGTTCACGGGAAACATGATACTGCCTGCCCACAAGCCCGCTGTGGCGCCGACCGCAGAGACACTGCTGAACGGCA GACCCCAGGCAGCGCTGCTGTCTGTGCAGGTTCCTGAGGTGGGAAACCCTGAGCTGCGCCGTCAGGAGCACACGGGCAACTGCACGGCAACGCGCCCTACTTTGGTGAAGAGTGATC GAATTAGGGACACTGGTCTGGGAGGTCTCCGCTCCCGGCCCAGCCTTTGCCGGCCGGGTGAACCCTCGGGACACAAGCCCTCACTGGGGAGGCCTCCGCAGCCACACGCAGGTGACCCAGAGGGACAGGCCAGCAAGGAGGGCCCCGCAGAGCTGCGGGGGGACAGGGTCCGTTTCATTGCGGAACGAGTTACTTCAAAACTCACTGATGTTATGGCAGCCCTGTGGGATGGGGCGCTGATCCGCACTTTGCAGGTCACGCAGCAGCGAGGTCAGGATGGTAACCCCAGCGCTGGCTGGCACTTCCACACGGGTGTCCTCCCATCACCATCCAGCCCTGAGTCCTGCGGGCCCCAGCTCCCGCCTTCCCCGTGCTGTGCTCCTTTCCCGGTACAAACCACCCCCCTTAAAGCAGACATCCACAGGCCCGGTGCTGAGGCTGGAGGCTGGGAATCTAGGTGTGGGCGGGGTGGGCTCCCCCAGCTGCAGGACAGGGCCTGTCCAGGCGGACCTTCCTCCAGCCTCTGCTGTGGCCTGTCCTGGGAGTCCCGGCCCCCTGAGTCCTCATGGCTGCCTCCGACGTCCAG GTGCACGCCCCTCCCCAAGGATCCACCCCCCAGAAAGCGCGGAGCGTTCTTTACCATCATCC GGTTGTTTTCGGATTGTGAACAACGCTGCACAGCGCGGCTCCCTACGCTGCTGGCCTCCCGCCAGCAGGGGGCGACGCCTCCGCCCGCCCTGCGCCGCGCGCCGCTCCCCTCCCGGAAGTCCTGTCCCGGCCGGAAATCCCGCGTTGGTGCGTCCCCAAAGATGGCGGCGTCCACCGGCGCTACGGTGCCGGCGCGGGGCGGCTTCCGGGGGCGCATGGGCCGCGGGAAGCGCGGAGGCGGGCGCGGGCCGAGCCGAGGGCcggggggcggtggggagggggcCCTGAGGCGGCTGAAGCTAGCCGTGGAGGAGTTCGTGCAGGGGACCGCGGAGGGCGGGACCCCCGGCGGCCGCGAGGGGCCCCGCGCTGCGGGCCGCGCGCGCCCGGGCGGGAGGAAAAGCCGCCGGGAGCTGAGAAGGGAGAAGCGGCATCTGAGGAAGGCGCGCCGGCTCCAGAGGGCGGCAGGCCCCGCGCAGGACCCCCGCCCGGGCGGGGAAGCCAGCGACCCCCGGGCGGGGGCAGCGCGGGAGGAGGCCGACCGGCCGTCATTGGGGCTGCGGCGCCCCCCGGCTCCGCCCAAGGCCGCCCCGGCCCGGACCCAGGCCCACGGCCCGCCCGGCAGGACCAAGGCCCCCTCCGCCGCCGCCCTCACCGCTCGGAAGCGGGCGCTTCTGGCGGCCAACGAGGAGGAGGACCGCGAGATCCGAAAGCTGGAGCGGCGCCTCGGCTTGAACAAGCGCAGGAAGAAGGGCGACGGCAGCAGCTCCGTACCTCTCAGCTTTGCCCGCGACGGGCTCGACTATGTCCTGGAGGCCCTGGGCTCTGGGGAAAGTAGTGGCTTGTGTGAGAGCGGCAGCGAGGCGGAGGAGGGCGCGGGCCCCACACCCCCCGGGAGTGAGCTGGACACCGACGCTGAGGACGGATGGGAGGAGCAGGACCTGGAGCGGAGCAGCGGGCAGGCGGCAGAGGATGCGTGGAGCGAGGAGGAGGGGGACCAGGACGATGCCGAAGAGGAGGCGCGCGGAGCCCTGGGCACAGCCAAGgaggaagggggcagaaagagggtCCGTTTTGCAGAAGATGAAGAGAGGAGTGAAACCCCCTCGGAGGCTGTGCGTACAGACGATCAG AGTCTTGGTGAAAATGGTGGAAAGTACGTCCCACCTCATGTGAGGCgagtggaggagacagaggacGCCCAGAAAAAGGAAGAGCTGGAAAGGCTCAAGAAACAGGTCAAGGGTCTCATCAACAG GCTGAGCGAGCCGAACCTGGCCTCCATCAGCAGCCAGCTGGAGGAGCTGTACATGGGCCACAGCCGGAAGGACATGAACACCACGTTGACCGCCGTCGTGCTGAGCGCCTGCGCCCCGGACACGGCCATGCCCGCCCGGCTGCTCATGGAGCACGTCCTCCTGGTCAGCGTCCTGCACCGCACCGTCGGCCTCGAG GTGGGTGCCCACTTCCTGGAGGCGGTGGTGAGGAGGTTTGATGATGCGTATAAACGCGGGCGAGACGGGAAGGAGTGCGACAACCTGTTCGCCATCATCGCCCATCTGTACAACTTCCACGTGGTGCAGTCTCTCCTCATCTTTGACGTTTTGAGGAAACTTGTTGAAAGTTTCACGGAAAAAGATATCGAGCTGATCCTGTTAATGCTGAAGACCGTGGGCTTTTCACTAAGGAAGGACGATGCTCTGTCCCTGAAGGAGCTGATCACGGAGACTCAGGCCAAAGCCAGCGGAGCAGGCGGCAGGTTCCGGGACCAGACCAGG GTCCGCTTCATGCTGGAGACGCTGTTGGCCCTGAAGAACAACGACGTGCGGAAGATCCCAGGCTACGACCCCGAGCCCGTGGAGAGGCTGCGGAagctgcagagaggcctg GTGCGCGGCGCCAGCGCAGGGACGGACCCTGAGCTCCGAGTGTCCTGGGACAGCGTCCTGAACGCCGAGCGCACCGGGCGCTGGTGGATCGTGGGGTCCGCCTGGAGCGGCGCCCCGATGGTGGATGGCGGTCTGCAGAAGGCCCCGCAGAAGCCTCTCGCGGGGACG GTGAGCTCGAAGATCCTGGAGCTTGCCCGCAAGCAGAGAATGAACACCGACGTCAGGAGAAACATATTCTGCACAGTAATGACGAGCGAAGACTTTCTGGATGCGTTCGAGAAGCTCCTGAA GCTGGGGCTTAAGGATCAGCAGGAGAGAGAGATCGTTCACGTGCTGGTGGACTGCTGCCTGCAGGAGAAGACCTACAACCCTTTCTACGCCTTCCTGGCCGGCAAGTTCTGTGCCTACGAGCGGAGGTTCCAG ATGACATTCCAGTTCAGCATATGGGACAAATTTCGGGACCTAGAAAATTTGCCAGCCACTAATTTTGCTAATTTGGTTCATCTGGTGGCCCACTTGTTGAAGACGAAGTCACTGCCACTTTCCCTCTTAAAG GTTGTGGAATTCAGTGAACTGGACAAACCCAGAGTCCACTTCTTACGGAAAGTGTTACATATACTGCTGATGGAAACAGAAGTTgaagaccttggtttgatttttGCAAG GGTGTCGGACAAGCCGGCGCTGGGCCTGCTGCGTGAGGGCCTGAAGCTCTTCATCAGCCACTTCCTGCTGAGGGGCGCCCCGGAGGCCGGCGCCCTGCGGGAGCGCGCCACACTGTGCACCCAGGCCCTGCAGGGGCGGGGGTCCCTCAGGATGTAG